Proteins from one Shewanella pealeana ATCC 700345 genomic window:
- a CDS encoding YjiH family protein, producing the protein MSEKQTHNIKTILTFIVPSLIGLLLFMMPINYQDALTIPIAIISKGLQNLLSDVLVGIVTAIVIFTALASLFTKVLKPKFIVEQRFLNSLFNVSPIWLVVRVLGAIFITLTFFNVGPEAIRSGSTGALVLNDLLPVLFSVFLFAGMLLPLLLNFGLLELLGTMLTKVMRPIFNLPGRSAIDCMASWLGDGSVGILMTSKQYEARFYTQREAAVIGTTFSAVSITFSLVVISQVQLEHLFVPFYLTVCLAGFVAAIVVPKLPPLSWKKDLYVDETPRHADDETVPAGHNVFSWGLHQALTKASQAGGVKHTLVDGMKNVVDMIFGVIPVVMGIGTIALMIAEFTPIFEYLGMPFIPLLELLQVPEAAAASKTIMVGFADMFIPAILASSIESDMTRFIIATLSVTQLIYMSEVGALLIGSKIPVNFLELFVIFILRTLVTLPVIAGVAHLIF; encoded by the coding sequence GTGTCAGAAAAACAAACCCACAACATAAAAACAATACTCACGTTCATCGTGCCTTCTTTGATTGGCTTGCTACTGTTTATGATGCCAATCAATTATCAAGATGCGCTGACTATCCCTATCGCGATCATCTCAAAAGGACTTCAAAATCTTTTAAGTGACGTTTTAGTCGGTATCGTGACAGCGATTGTTATCTTTACAGCACTAGCTTCATTATTCACAAAAGTATTAAAGCCTAAATTTATTGTTGAACAGCGTTTTCTAAACTCATTATTTAACGTTAGCCCTATCTGGCTAGTCGTACGTGTTCTGGGCGCTATCTTTATTACGCTAACATTTTTCAATGTTGGCCCTGAAGCGATCCGCTCGGGTAGCACTGGTGCATTAGTGCTGAACGATCTACTACCTGTACTGTTTTCAGTATTTTTATTCGCAGGTATGTTACTGCCACTACTACTGAACTTTGGTTTACTAGAGCTGTTAGGCACCATGCTAACCAAAGTCATGCGCCCTATCTTTAACCTACCGGGCCGAAGTGCTATCGACTGCATGGCCTCATGGTTAGGTGATGGTAGTGTGGGTATTTTAATGACCAGCAAGCAGTATGAAGCTCGCTTCTACACCCAAAGAGAAGCTGCTGTGATTGGTACCACCTTCTCAGCAGTGTCAATTACCTTCTCTTTAGTGGTGATCTCTCAGGTTCAGCTAGAACATCTTTTTGTGCCTTTCTACTTAACCGTATGTCTTGCAGGTTTCGTTGCCGCAATCGTGGTACCTAAGCTGCCACCGCTATCATGGAAGAAAGATCTCTATGTAGACGAGACACCACGTCATGCTGATGATGAAACGGTTCCTGCCGGTCACAACGTATTCTCTTGGGGTCTGCACCAAGCACTCACTAAGGCTTCTCAAGCCGGTGGCGTTAAGCACACGCTTGTTGATGGCATGAAGAACGTGGTTGATATGATTTTTGGCGTGATCCCAGTGGTAATGGGTATCGGTACTATCGCGCTAATGATCGCCGAGTTCACCCCAATCTTTGAATATTTGGGTATGCCGTTCATTCCACTACTAGAGCTACTACAGGTTCCTGAAGCCGCGGCAGCATCGAAGACGATTATGGTGGGCTTTGCGGATATGTTTATCCCAGCTATCTTAGCCAGCTCTATCGAATCAGATATGACACGCTTTATCATCGCAACCTTGTCTGTGACTCAGCTGATCTACATGAGTGAAGTGGGCGCGTTACTGATAGGTAGTAAGATCCCAGTTAACTTCCTAGAGTTATTCGTGATCTTCATCTTAAGAACATTAGTAACACTGCCAGTTATTGCGGGTGTGGCGCATCTAATTTTCTAA